A genomic stretch from Vicinamibacterales bacterium includes:
- a CDS encoding PadR family transcriptional regulator yields MSTRSRKADERLVLMQGTLDVLILRTLLFGAEHGQGIARAIQQTSDGELLVEHGALYPALQRLEEKKRIAAEWGTSANNRRARYYTLTRTGRAHLARQSSRWRRLAAAMARVLGPEPEPGA; encoded by the coding sequence ATGTCAACCCGTAGCCGCAAAGCCGATGAACGCCTCGTCCTGATGCAGGGCACGCTCGACGTGCTCATCCTGCGCACGCTGCTCTTCGGCGCCGAACACGGCCAGGGCATCGCCCGCGCGATTCAGCAGACCTCCGACGGCGAGCTCCTCGTCGAGCACGGCGCGCTCTATCCGGCGCTGCAGCGCCTGGAAGAGAAGAAGCGCATCGCCGCCGAGTGGGGCACGTCCGCCAACAACCGGCGCGCCCGCTACTACACGCTGACCAGGACCGGACGAGCGCATCTGGCGCGGCAGTCGAGCCGCTGGCGCCGGCTGGCGGCCGCGATGGCGCGCGTCCTCGGGCCCGAGCCGGAGCCCGGCGCATGA